In Tribolium castaneum strain GA2 chromosome 4, icTriCast1.1, whole genome shotgun sequence, one DNA window encodes the following:
- the Ing3 gene encoding inhibitor of growth protein 3 isoform X2, with protein MLYLEDYLEMIEHLPQELRDRFTEMRELDLTVQNNMDELEKRVKIFFNDCKRYPGELPPAIQVEFEAVKKEYKKTLEDADEKVHLANQMFELVDKYLRRLDTELHKFKCELEADNKGITEVLEKRSLELDTPVNSTNSSQQQKENRYESFRYRQRSEKRRDSSNSLQTSFAEKRQAVAPIPLVETRHSSIGQSTPPAQSNVTYNLGHIGAGPAIAAAASQAIAATQQMQQGRRTASLKASYEAINTGSHGHEFSIGRELAGAAQTAIQAIQQDHANNKKKQKKWSGGSASAPSASTTVQQILNAPLASAAPESPSIDVSSQSAEVTDGEWTYDPNEPRYCLCNQVSYGDMVACDNEDCPTEWFHYPCVGITAPPKGKWYCPQCLASMKRRGSRKN; from the exons GTTGTATCTGGAAGATTACTTGGAAA TGATCGAGCACCTACCTCAGGAATTACGGGACAGGTTTACAGAAATGCGAGAGTTAGACTTAACAGTGCAAA aTAACATGGATGAGTTAGAAAAGCGggtgaaaatttttttcaatgattGTAAGCGCTATCCCGGTGAATTACCGCCTGCCATTCAAGTCGAGTTCGAAGCTGTGAAAAAAGAGTACAAAAAGACGCTCGAGGACGCAGATGAGAAG GTGCACCTCGCTAATCAAATGTTTGAACTAGTTGATAAATACCTGCGCCGGCTTGACACAGAActacataaatttaaatgcgAACTAGAGGCAGACAATAAGGGCATAACTGAAGTTCTAGAAAAGCGGTCACTGGAGTTAGACACTCCAGTTAATTCAACAAATTCATCCCaacaacaaaaagaaaatagaTACGAAAG CTTTAGATATCGACAAAGAAGCGAAAAAAGACGGGATAGTAGTAACTCTTTGCAGACCTCATTTGCCGAAAAAAGACAAGCTGTTGCCCCCATACCTCTCGTCGAGACCCGGCATAGTTCAATAGGCCAATCAACGCCCCCAGCTCAGTCTAACGTTACTTATAATTTGGGGCACATAGGCGCGGGGCCTGCCATTGCGGCTGCGGCCTCACAGGCCATCGCTGCCACTCAACAG ATGCAACAAGGCAGGAGGACAGCAAGTCTTAAGGCCTCGTATGAGGCGATAAATACAGGAAGCCATGGTCATGAGTTTAGTATCGGGCGCGAGTTGGCTGGGGCGGCGCAAACGGCCATTCAAGCCATCCAACAGGACCATGCCAATAACAAGAAGAAGCAAAA GAAATGGTCAGGTGGTAGTGCTAGCGCACCTTCGGCGTCAACAACAGTTCAACAAATATTAAATGCTCCGCTTGCTAGTGCCGCCCCTGAATCACCGTCAATAGATGTGTCTTCACAAAGCGCGGAAGTAACAGATGGGGAGTGGACTTATGACCCCAACGAGCCTAGATATTGTCTCTGTAATCAGGTTTCTTACGGAGATATGGTCGCTTGTGATAATGAAGAC tGTCCAACTGAATGGTTTCATTACCCATGTGTTGGTATTACTGCACCGCCAAAAGGCAAGTGGTATTGTCCACAGTGTTTAGCGTCAATGAAACGTAGAGGGAGCCGAAAAAATTGA
- the LOC658411 gene encoding inactive pancreatic lipase-related protein 1 isoform X1 gives MGVSDFLFVCLLSALPGPPSVSINDAIVQLYPINKHKCHKIDPIRDIAFQLYTVHNPLEAQNLIIGDDKLLAESHFNFSQPTVFYFHAFFESSSTTSATLIRTAYLQRGGYNIILLNAPRLEAGPWYYTAARNTQVVGEYTAQLIDYLVSRGMHLPSLHLIGLSLGAQMAGVCGQSVKSGRIFRITGLDPAGPLFKKWPKSLRLDKGDAEFVDVIHSDAGIFGFPRSLGHVDFWPNRGVSPQPGCTKTEVKKTNPDNIIALIFCSHWRSYQFYAESVINPQGFVAVPCDSWQDYLNGECRPTAPVSNMGFNVDLNAQGDYYLRTASQSPYSLE, from the exons ATGGGTgtttctgattttttatttgtgtgtttatTGAGTGCATTACCAG GCCCTCCCTCTGTTTCAATTAACGATGCCATCGTCCAGCTCTACCCCATCAATAAACACAAATGTCACAAAATTGATCCGATTAGGGACATCGCGTTCCAGCTCTATACCGT ACACAATCCTCTGGAAGCACAAAACCTGATAATCGGCGATGATAAATTACTCGCCGAATCTCATTTCAATTTCTCGCAACCGACGGTTTTTTACTTCCACGCTTTCTTCGAGTCCTCCTCCACCACATCTGCCACTCTAATCAGAACAG CGTATTTGCAAAGAGGCGGCTACAACATAATCCTCTTAAACGCGCCGCGCCTGGAAGCCGGCCCTTGGTACTACACCGCCGCCAGAAACACCCAAGTCGTGGGTGAATACACGGCCCAACTGATCGACTATTTGGTGTCCAGAGGCATGCATTTGCCCAGCTTGCACCTAATCGGGCTGAGTCTGGGGGCCCAGATGGCGGGCGTTTGCGGCCAAAGCGTCAAAAGCGGGCGCATTTTCAGGATAACAGGGCTGGACCCTGCGGGACCCTTGTTCAAAAAGTGGCCCAAGAGTCTGCGTCTGGACAAAGGCGACGCCGAGTTTGTGGATGTGATTCACTCGGATGCGGGCATTTTTGGCTTTCCGCGGTCCTTAGGGCATGTGGATTTCTGGCCGAACCGCGGGGTTTCGCCCCAGCCTGGCTGCACCAAAACCGAAGTGAAAAAAACTAATCCTGACAATATCATCGCACTTA ttttttgtAGCCACTGGAGATCGTATCAGTTTTATGCCGAGTCTGTGATAAATCCGCAAGGATTCGTGGCAGTACCGTGCGATTCCTGGCAGGATTATTTGAACGGGGAGTGCAGACCGACTGCTCCTGTTTCTAATATGGGTTTTAATGTTGATCTAAA TGCCCAAGGCGATTATTACCTAAGGACGGCGTCACAATCACCGTACTCACTTGAATAA
- the LOC658339 gene encoding uncharacterized protein LOC658339 — protein sequence MEVMEDGNLMDKVHILIQRDMEYYKSHQTVLQETICPGVVGGRLDFPRSASFAAMKLVLWWEEEYVAAYRKSSGFLQKSEVPDQSMDTSGGCGGIVKASDPTKFVSLINKSAEQLLEHLHVLTQEALDHADLTVLTGTIGASALLKNCLWFYLQSINEIKGSQVELLHESYKKYQEMGEALAERLLDLHCRLLSLYILQEAESLDWENQKPFCESERGSYVIQMWWLYMQGTREDLWNTVPPKMAQRVFSGMLNESLTILTVRYTQSCPSEARSKLLVVDISNLLLCIAQLLPSICDKAEELIGLNLNNKSKILRDIHTKCQELLNCLVLRGASLDTLQKVFRKGLETVDLFKSRNTGPASWITFSLPNIFKVQPKNITRMSDLPPDAAIALELTVLLAQPQPNWSLLLKVLGMKNCKLLKLILDLSLQNFTIEIQKPVTKSNSCGVFLCSSDGTCKNVDTTVPLLTPLHYYDLIASATTVVLGIGNNEDYSDILFSAISAQPNWAKCFDRRNVWNQIRPPWYESILNLVTPLLSSICKTVVNAVQTGASMYQAMLIILGSYGQLWDCVDSALPRVATLIQDILPAEITSLNHSALVQILISALYSELLRQSELPSNKQVTFADSAVSPPAKQTEHKKSVTSFEGTFSSENDVALAVAESLCSIDEDNKHTDQIEEFLEQVKENLELFEDSVEGSSRVEGSEQVTEVLVSEILMTTHGKKSLKTLHHFVKNNSEWFFQKLGVSENSEPVVPNKVTCAPCPLLHTVFHIGYRPFDQLLTGAWQPNWIGLLQTPMGLSIDRVWTQISLRWEFRDVNSSSLSTRDAQIITNLTTLLKQT from the exons ATGGAAGTGATGGAAGATGGTAATTTGATGGACAAAGTCCACATATTGATCCAGCGGGACATGGAGTATTACAAG AGCCACCAGACCGTATTACAAGAAACAATTTGTCCGGGGGTTGTGGGCGGCCGCCTCGATTTCCCCAGATCGGCCTCTTTTGCCGCAATGAAGCTGGTTTTGTGGTGGGAAGAAGAATATGTGGCGGCCTACAGGAAAAGTTCAGGATTCCTGCAAAAATCCGAGGTTCCTGACCAGAGCATGGACACGTCTGGGGGCTGCGGCGGCATTGTCAAAGCCTCAGATCCGACGAAATTCGTCAGTCTTATAAATAAATCCGCTGAACAACTTTTGG AGCACTTACATGTGCTTACTCAAGAGGCGTTAGATCACGCTGACTTGACGGTGCTTACGGGCACAATCGGGGCTTCTGcacttttaaaaaactgtCTCTGGTTCTATTTGCAATCAATTAATGAGATTAAAGGGAGTCAAGTTGAATTGTTGCACGAAAGTTACAAGAAATACCAAGAGATGGGCGAAGCCCTCGCTGAGCGCTTGCTAGATTTGCATTGTCGGTTGTTATCACTGTACATTTTGCAAGAAGCCGAGTCTTTGGACTGGGAGAACCAGAAGCCTTTCTGTGAGTCGGAACGGGGGTCGTACGTGATACAAATGTGGTGGCTTTACATGCAAG GGACCAGAGAGGATTTATGGAACACTGTTCCTCCGAAAATGGCACAAAGGGTTTTTTCCGGGATGTTAAATGAATCATTAACTATTTTAACAGTTCGGTACACTCAG TCGTGTCCTTCTGAAGCAAGGAGTAAACTACTCGTGGTTGATATTAGCAACTTACTATTATGCATAGCGCAATTGCTTCCAAGTATCTGTGATAAAGCGGAAGAACTAATTGGGTTAAACTTAAATAACAAAAGCAAAATCTTACGAGACATACACACAAAGTGCCAGGAGCTGCTGAACTGTTTGGTTTTGAGAGGCGCGTCATTGGACACACTTCAAAAG GTTTTTCGTAAAGGCCTAGAGACCGTGGATTTGTTCAAATCCCGAAACACAGGCCCGGCCTCTTGGATCACCTTCTCCCTCCCCAACATCTTCAAAGTGCAGCCAAAAAACATAACCCGAATGTCCGACTTACCACCTGACGCCGCAATCGCCTTAGAATTGACCGTTTTGTTGGCCCAACCCCAGCCAAACTGGTCCCTCCTTCTGAAA GTTCTAGGAATGAAAAACTGCAAACTATTGAAACTCATCCTGGACCTATCTTTGCAAAACTTCACAATCGAGATCCAAAAACCCGTCACCAAATCAAACTCTTGCGGAGTTTTCCTCTGTTCCAGCGACGGAACTTGCAAAAATGTCGATACTACCGTGCCCCTACTGACCCCACTGCATTACTACGACTTGATCGCATCCGCAACGACCGTGGTGTTGGGCATTGGCAACAATGAGGATTACTCAGATATTCTATTCTCGGCAATCAGTGCGCAGCCAAATTGGGCAAAGTGTTTCGATCGCCGCAAT GTCTGGAACCAAATCCGGCCGCCGTGGTACGAATCTATCCTCAACCTTGTCACACCTCTGCTCTCTTCCATTTGCAAGACTGTGGTCAATGCCGTTCAAACCGGCGCCAGCATGTACCAGGCCATGCTCATTATTTTGGGTTCTTATGGCCAGTTGTGGGACTGCGTGGACAGTGCGCTCCCCCGAGTGGCCACCCTGATCCAGGACATTCTCCCAGCTGAGATAACTTCCCTAAATCATTCCGCTTTGGTCCAGATTTTGATTAGTGCACTGTACTCGGAGCTGTTGCGTCAGTCCGAACTTCCCTCCAATAAACAGGTCACTTTTGCGGATTCAGCGGTGTCTCCACCGGCCAAACAAACGGAGCATAAAAAATCGGTGACTAGTTTTGAGGGGACGTTCAGTTCTGAGAACGACGTAGCCTTAGCTGTGGCAGAGTCCTTGTGTAGTATCGACGAGGATAACAAACACACGGACCAAATTGAGGAGTTTTTGGAACAAGTCAAGGAAAACCTGGAGTTGTTTGAGGATTCGGTTGAGGGTTCGTCGAGGGTTGAGGGCTCGGAGCAAGTGACTGAAGTTCTAGTCAGCGAGATTTTAATGACAACTCATGGGAAAAAAAGCTTGAAA ACTTTGCAtcatttcgtaaaaaataacaGCGAATGGTTCTTTCAAAAACTCGGAGTTAGTGAAAATTCTGAACCTGTGGTACCGAACAAAGTTACTTGTGCTCCGTGTCCACTCTTGCATACTGTGTTTCATATTGGTTACCGACCCTTCGACCAG TTGTTGACTGGAGCATGGCAGCCTAATTGGATTGGTTTGTTGCAAACACCAATGGGATTAAGTATTGATAGGGTTTGGACGCAAATATCACTACGCTGGGAGTTTAGAGATGTAAATTCTTCGAGTCTGTCGACGAGAGACGCCCAGATTATCACTAATTTGACGACGCTCTTGAAACAAACTTGA
- the Ing3 gene encoding inhibitor of growth protein 3 isoform X1: MLYLEDYLEMIEHLPQELRDRFTEMRELDLTVQNNMDELEKRVKIFFNDCKRYPGELPPAIQVEFEAVKKEYKKTLEDADEKVHLANQMFELVDKYLRRLDTELHKFKCELEADNKGITEVLEKRSLELDTPVNSTNSSQQQKENRYESSSSFRYRQRSEKRRDSSNSLQTSFAEKRQAVAPIPLVETRHSSIGQSTPPAQSNVTYNLGHIGAGPAIAAAASQAIAATQQMQQGRRTASLKASYEAINTGSHGHEFSIGRELAGAAQTAIQAIQQDHANNKKKQKKWSGGSASAPSASTTVQQILNAPLASAAPESPSIDVSSQSAEVTDGEWTYDPNEPRYCLCNQVSYGDMVACDNEDCPTEWFHYPCVGITAPPKGKWYCPQCLASMKRRGSRKN; this comes from the exons GTTGTATCTGGAAGATTACTTGGAAA TGATCGAGCACCTACCTCAGGAATTACGGGACAGGTTTACAGAAATGCGAGAGTTAGACTTAACAGTGCAAA aTAACATGGATGAGTTAGAAAAGCGggtgaaaatttttttcaatgattGTAAGCGCTATCCCGGTGAATTACCGCCTGCCATTCAAGTCGAGTTCGAAGCTGTGAAAAAAGAGTACAAAAAGACGCTCGAGGACGCAGATGAGAAG GTGCACCTCGCTAATCAAATGTTTGAACTAGTTGATAAATACCTGCGCCGGCTTGACACAGAActacataaatttaaatgcgAACTAGAGGCAGACAATAAGGGCATAACTGAAGTTCTAGAAAAGCGGTCACTGGAGTTAGACACTCCAGTTAATTCAACAAATTCATCCCaacaacaaaaagaaaatagaTACGAAAG TTCTAGCAGCTTTAGATATCGACAAAGAAGCGAAAAAAGACGGGATAGTAGTAACTCTTTGCAGACCTCATTTGCCGAAAAAAGACAAGCTGTTGCCCCCATACCTCTCGTCGAGACCCGGCATAGTTCAATAGGCCAATCAACGCCCCCAGCTCAGTCTAACGTTACTTATAATTTGGGGCACATAGGCGCGGGGCCTGCCATTGCGGCTGCGGCCTCACAGGCCATCGCTGCCACTCAACAG ATGCAACAAGGCAGGAGGACAGCAAGTCTTAAGGCCTCGTATGAGGCGATAAATACAGGAAGCCATGGTCATGAGTTTAGTATCGGGCGCGAGTTGGCTGGGGCGGCGCAAACGGCCATTCAAGCCATCCAACAGGACCATGCCAATAACAAGAAGAAGCAAAA GAAATGGTCAGGTGGTAGTGCTAGCGCACCTTCGGCGTCAACAACAGTTCAACAAATATTAAATGCTCCGCTTGCTAGTGCCGCCCCTGAATCACCGTCAATAGATGTGTCTTCACAAAGCGCGGAAGTAACAGATGGGGAGTGGACTTATGACCCCAACGAGCCTAGATATTGTCTCTGTAATCAGGTTTCTTACGGAGATATGGTCGCTTGTGATAATGAAGAC tGTCCAACTGAATGGTTTCATTACCCATGTGTTGGTATTACTGCACCGCCAAAAGGCAAGTGGTATTGTCCACAGTGTTTAGCGTCAATGAAACGTAGAGGGAGCCGAAAAAATTGA
- the LOC658411 gene encoding inactive pancreatic lipase-related protein 1 isoform X2 produces the protein MMRTANTQLLLFFLEIFNYAKPNPGHNIFRHNPLEAQNLIIGDDKLLAESHFNFSQPTVFYFHAFFESSSTTSATLIRTAYLQRGGYNIILLNAPRLEAGPWYYTAARNTQVVGEYTAQLIDYLVSRGMHLPSLHLIGLSLGAQMAGVCGQSVKSGRIFRITGLDPAGPLFKKWPKSLRLDKGDAEFVDVIHSDAGIFGFPRSLGHVDFWPNRGVSPQPGCTKTEVKKTNPDNIIALIFCSHWRSYQFYAESVINPQGFVAVPCDSWQDYLNGECRPTAPVSNMGFNVDLNAQGDYYLRTASQSPYSLE, from the exons atgatgAGAACTGCGAATACgcagttattattattttttttagaaatttttaattatgcgAAACCTAATCCTGGGCATAATATTTTTAGACACAATCCTCTGGAAGCACAAAACCTGATAATCGGCGATGATAAATTACTCGCCGAATCTCATTTCAATTTCTCGCAACCGACGGTTTTTTACTTCCACGCTTTCTTCGAGTCCTCCTCCACCACATCTGCCACTCTAATCAGAACAG CGTATTTGCAAAGAGGCGGCTACAACATAATCCTCTTAAACGCGCCGCGCCTGGAAGCCGGCCCTTGGTACTACACCGCCGCCAGAAACACCCAAGTCGTGGGTGAATACACGGCCCAACTGATCGACTATTTGGTGTCCAGAGGCATGCATTTGCCCAGCTTGCACCTAATCGGGCTGAGTCTGGGGGCCCAGATGGCGGGCGTTTGCGGCCAAAGCGTCAAAAGCGGGCGCATTTTCAGGATAACAGGGCTGGACCCTGCGGGACCCTTGTTCAAAAAGTGGCCCAAGAGTCTGCGTCTGGACAAAGGCGACGCCGAGTTTGTGGATGTGATTCACTCGGATGCGGGCATTTTTGGCTTTCCGCGGTCCTTAGGGCATGTGGATTTCTGGCCGAACCGCGGGGTTTCGCCCCAGCCTGGCTGCACCAAAACCGAAGTGAAAAAAACTAATCCTGACAATATCATCGCACTTA ttttttgtAGCCACTGGAGATCGTATCAGTTTTATGCCGAGTCTGTGATAAATCCGCAAGGATTCGTGGCAGTACCGTGCGATTCCTGGCAGGATTATTTGAACGGGGAGTGCAGACCGACTGCTCCTGTTTCTAATATGGGTTTTAATGTTGATCTAAA TGCCCAAGGCGATTATTACCTAAGGACGGCGTCACAATCACCGTACTCACTTGAATAA